The Tigriopus californicus strain San Diego chromosome 5, Tcal_SD_v2.1, whole genome shotgun sequence genome includes a region encoding these proteins:
- the LOC131881097 gene encoding uncharacterized protein LOC131881097: protein MDMAFADVMEVFVTPITVLIGLLGNALSICVLRKKEIQLRGSFARILIALAVFDITFIAASGGMFSLRALSDYYRMHIYPYTVPILLPLAQISMTASVYTTVVTCFDRYIAICRPALLGCCGRSEEKTSWSLIIGTAIFSVFYNISRFFEYRVMWVTTTYTNFDNFTNESLLANVTELAVVPTELRENVNYIQYYILLTNFIFMGICPIIVMITFNVLVVRAVEAANQRRARMTKRQQRNITVTSMLVSVVLVFLICHSVKLIINCYEVYQLISMSGSSPSSSPSGNELSKENQAHSRGGAGAGAGGTTGTGGGGEVSYFEPLNKMENDTLYMDDEIDDGSQTWPLWADYMTIISHWLLILNSSCNIAIYLHKDPKFKAVLKDMMLNLFKIPHISLAACEEEESRTGAVRLQVFRQGEQNQAMVELEGFEDDDDEDDDDDDDDDDDDDGGEEESFPTKADSFDNGNHSPGYGQVRTASTGTMTKNQCQILITTHT from the exons ATGGATATGGCTTTTGCGGATGTGATGGAAGTCTTTGTGACTCCCATCACAGTTCTGATCGGCCTCCTAGGGAATGCCCTATCCATATGTGTGCtgaggaagaaagagattCAGTTGCGGGGAAGCTTCGCTCGAATTCTAATCGCATTGGCCGTATTTGATATTACGTTCATTGCCGCTTCGGGTGGAATGTTCTCACTGAG GGCATTAAGTGATTACTACCGGATGCACATCTACCCCTACACGGTTCCCATCCTGTTGCCATTGGCTCAGATTTCCATGACGGCATCCGTGTACACCACCGTGGTCACGTGCTTTGACAGATACATTGCCATCTGCCGGCCGGCCTTATTGGGTTGCTGTGGACGGAGCGAGGAAAAGACCTCGTGGAGTCTCATCATTGGGACGGCCATCTTCTCAGTGTTCTACAATATCTCACGTTTCTTCGAGTACAGAGTCATGTGGGTCACGACCACCTATACAAACTTTGACAACTTCACCAATGAGTCCTTATTGGCCAATGTCACTGAATTGGCGGTCGTGCCCACCGAGTTGCGGGAAAATGTGAATTACATTCAGTATTACATTCTGTTGACCAACTTCATCTTTATGGGGATTTGTCCGATCATCGTGATGATCACGTTCAATGTGCTGGTTGTCAGAGCCGTTGAGGCGGCAAATCAGCGGCGGGCTCGGATGACCAAGCGACAGCAAAGAAACATCACCGTCACCTCCATGCTCGTGTCCGTTGTTCTAGTTTTCCTCATCTGTCACAGTGTCAAGCTTATTATCAATTGCTACGAAGTCTACCAACTGATCTCCATGAGCGGCTCATCCCCATCCTCTTCTCCGTCCGGGAACGAACTCTCGAAAGAGAACCAGGCTCACTCGAGgggaggagcaggagcaggagcaggagggACAACTGGCACAGGAGGAGGGGGGGAAGTGTCCTACTTTGAGCCTCTCAATAAGATGGAAAACGACACCCTGTACATGGATGACGAGATCGATGACGGAAGTCAAACCTGGCCATTGTGGGCGGATTACATGACGATAATCAGTCATTGGTTGCTCATCTTGAATTCCTCATGCAACATCGCCATCTACCTTCACAAGGATCCAAAGTTCAAAGCCGTGTTGAAAGACATGATgctcaacttgttcaaaatcCCGCACATCTCGTTGGCGGCCTGTGAAGAGGAGGAATCCCGCACGGGAGCCGTTAGACTTCAAGTATTTCGCCAGGGGGAGCAGAACCAAGCCATGGTCGAGCTTGAGGGATTcgaggacgatgatgacgaggacgacgatgatgatgatgatgatgatgatgatgatgatgggggCGAGGAGGAGTCCTTTCCGACGAAAGCCGATTCTTTCGACAATGGAAACCACAGCCCGGGCTATGGTCAAGTTCGCACCGCCTCCACCGGAACAATGACAAAGAACCAATGTCAGATCTTGATTACCACGCACACTTGA